A stretch of DNA from Rhizobium sp. N324:
GCATGCCTGAGGCCATGGCGATGGTGGTCATCACGATCGGCCGCGCCCGCTTGTGGCAGGCATCCACCAAGGCGTCGAATCTCGACATGCCACGCTGGCGCGACATGATCGCATATTCGATGAGCAGGATGGAGTTCTTGGTCACCACACCCATCAGCATCAGCAGGCCGATGACCGCAGGCATGGAGAAGCTCGTCCCGGTCAGCACCAGCGGCAGCAACGCGCCACCGAGCGAGAGCGGCAGAGCCATCAGAAGCGTGAGTGGCTGCAGGAAATCGTGGAAGAGTACGACGAGAACCGCATAGATGCAGAAGACGCCGATTGCCATAGCAAGAGCAAAACTCTGGAACAGCTCCGAACTGCGCTGAAGTTCGCCCTGGTTGACCAGGGTGACACCCGACGGCAGATGCTGGAGCGCCGGCAGCGCCTGCGCCTCGCGGTTGACGTCGCCGAGGATGCGACCATTGAGTTCGACGGACAGGGTGACGTTGCGCATCCGATCGATGCGGTCGATCTCCGACGGGCTGCCGCCGATCCTCACATCGGCAATCGATCCGAGATCGACATTGCCGCGCGTTCCCGCCACCCGCATGTTCTTGATGTCGTCCAGATTGGTGCGGGTCTCGGGCGAGAAGCGGACGACGATCGGAATCTGCCGCTGAGGCAGGTTGAGCTTCGGCAGATCGGAGGAATATTCCCCATTCGTTGCCACGCGCACCGCCTCGGCGACGGCGCTCGACGTGACCCCGAGCGCGGCGCTGCGCGCAAAGTCGGGTGCGATCTGGATCTCGGGCGCCTGCCTGGCCGCAGTCGACGTCACCGCGCCGATGCCCTGCAGCGAGCGCAGCTGTTCCTCGAGCGCCGTGCTGGCGCTGTCGAGGACGTTCGCATCGTCGCTTGCCAGCGTAATCTCGAGCTTCGTGCCATTGCCGCCGCCGCCGACCTCCACACGCACGCCGGGCAGGACGGAGAGCGCCTGTCGGATGTCGTTTTCGATTTCCGATTGCTTGCGGTCGCGCTCGTCGATGGGCGGCAGCACGGCCACGATCGTCGCCGATCCGACATCGCTCGTGGTGCTGGCGTCGGGGCCGCCGCCCGAGGAGGTCGAACCGACGGCTGAGAAGACATGCGTGACGTCGGGAAGCTTGCCGATAATATCCGCGGCCTTCCTGGCTGTGGCATCCGTCTGCTCGATGGTGGCGCCCGGCTGCATGGTGAGCGTGACCTGGGTCCGCGCATCGTCGGAAGCGGGCAGGAAGCCCGATTTCAACAGGGGGATTGTCGAAAGCGAGAGTGCCACGACGACGGCGGTGACGGCCACGGTCGTCTTCCTGCGGTTCATGGCGGCCTTCACGATTGATATATAGGCGCGCATGATCCGGCCATCCTTCTCCTCGGTCGGATGGGCCTTCATGAAATAGGCGGCCATCATCGGCGTCAGCAGGCGCGCGACCACGAGCGAGGCGAGCACGGCGACGGCGGCGGTGATGCCGAACTGGCGGAATATGAGGCCTGGTATGCCGCTCATGAAGGCCGTCGGCAGGAAGACCGAGACCAGCGTGAAAGTGGTCGCGATGACGGCAAGCCCGATCTCGTTGGCCGCTTCGAGAGCAGCGTCGAGCGGCCGCTTGCCCATCTGCAGGTGGCGGGCAATGTTTTCGATCTCGACGATGGCATCGTCGACGAGGATGCCGACCACCAGCGACAGCGCAAGCAGCGTGACGATATTCAGGCTGAAGCCGGCGAAATACATGACAAGGAAGGTCGGTATGACAGACAGGGGCAGCGCCACGGCCGACAGGATCGTCGCCCGCCAGTCCCGCAGGAAAAGCCAGACGACGATGATCGCCAGGATCGCTCCTTCGTAGAGCATGTGCATCGAGCCATCGTAATTGCCGATGATCGGGCCGATCGTGCTGTAAGCCTCGTCGATCTTAACATTGGAATGTTTGGCGGCGAACTGTTTGATCGCCTTGTCGACGGCGGCGGCAACACCGCTGTCGGAAAATCCGTTCGAGCGCTTGATCTCGACCGCGATCACCGGCTTGCCGTCGAGATAGGCCATCGAGGAGCGTTCGGCGAAGCTGTCGGTGACGGATGCGACGTCATCGAGGCGAATCTGCTGGCCGTTTGCCAGCGGGATTTTCAGCCCTTTCAGTGCCTCGACCGAGGGCAGGGCGCCGAGCGTGCGCAGGGTCTGGCGGGTGCCGCCGATTTCGCCGAGGCCGCCCGACGTATCCGTCTGCACCGCCTTCAGCTGCGACGATACGGTGGCTGCCGTGACACCCAGCGATGCCATTGTCGCCGGATCGAGATCCACATGAACCTCGCGGTCGATCCCGCCGATGCGGTTGACCTGCCCGACGCCGGGCACCGACAGCAGCGCCTTGGTCAGATCATTGTCGACGAACCAGGAAAGTTCGGTCTCGTTGAGAGCGGTCGAGCGGACGGCATAGGTGACCAAAGCCGAGCTCTGTACCGTGACCTTGCTGACGTTTGGTGTTTCCATTTGCGCCGGCAAGTCGCCCTTGACGCTGTCGACGGCATTGCGGACTTCGTTCAAGGCCGTTTCGCTGTCTTTTTCCAGCTTGAAGGACACCTTGATCGAGACGGTGCCGTCGGTGATCGTCGTCGTGATGTGATCGAGATAGCTGAGCGCGGCAAGGCCATCCTCGATCTTGCGGGCAACCTCGGTTTCGAGCTGCGTCGGTGCGGCGCCTTCGAGCGTGGCGGTGACGTTGATCGTCGGAAGGTCCATATCGGGGAAGTTCTGGATCGGCAGCTGCTTGAAGGCCAACAGCCCACCAACGGTCAGCATCACAAACAGCAATATCGCCGGTACGGGATTGCGGATCGACCAGGCTGAGAAGTTCATCAGTTTTTCTCCGCAATCTTCACGAGGTCATTGTCCGACAGGAAGGCGCCGCCCGAGGTTACGACCCTCGACGCGCGGTCGATGCCGGAGACGATTTCCACCTCGCCATTGTTGCGGCGGCCCGTTTCTACCCTGACCCTTTGCACCCGCTGATCCTCGCCTGAAGTGAAGAGGTAGCTGATGCCGTCGCGGAACACGATCGCAGTCTCGGGAACGGTCAGCGCCGGAGAGGTCTGCAGTTCGATGTTGCCGGTGACGTAAAGGCCGGTGCGCGGACGCGCGTCCGCGGGAAGCGCGACATAGACGATTGCCCGGCTGGTATCGGTACTGACCGAAGGCCCGACAAGCCTCACCTTGCCGTCGATGACCTGGCCGTCCGGCCCGTTGATCCTCACGCTCAAGCCTTCAGAAATACGCAGGAGATAGCGCGCGGAAATCTCGGCCTGCCATTCGACACGCTGCTGGCGGACCATGCGGAACAGCTCGGTGCCGGTGGAAACGACAGCGCCGAGGTTGGCGGAACGCGACGTGATGAGACCGTCGTCGACGGCCGTGATCGTGGCCCGCGCAAGCTTGATCTTTTCGCTGTCGAGTGCGGCCTCTTCGGATGCAAGGCTTGCGGTCGCCGTCTGCTCGTCGGCCAGGTATTCGACGATCTTCTCATCGGAGAGCGCGCCGGAAGGACGCAGCTGCCGTGCCCGGTCGGCATTGGCCTTGGCCTTCGTCAGACTTGCCTTGGCATTCTCGACGGCCGCCTCCTGCTTGCGAAGATCGGCGAGCACGCTTTCCTGGGAAAGCCGGACGAGCGTCTGTCCCTTCGTGACCACGGAGCCGACATCGACCAGGACATCGGTGATGCGCAGGCCACTTGTTTCAGAGGCGATGACCGCTTCCTGCCAAGGCTTCAGCCAGCCGCTCGCGGGCACGGTTTCCGGCCAGTCGCGTTGCGCAGGCGTCGTCAGAGAGACGGTGAGAGCCGTCGCAGTGGCCTGTTCCGCCACGGCAAAACGGGCGGGAGAGCCAAACGCTGCCACAACGAGAACTGCGGCAAGTATTCTGGATGATTTTCTCAACAAAGCACTCCTTGTGGTCAAAGGCACATGCCTTTGGATCCGCGCGAACACGACGAAGGAGTGCCGCTCATGTCGAGGCAACCCGGTCGTGGTGCGCGTCGATGTCATGGGCAGGATAAGTAACGGGGCGAACGTTAAGCGCGGTCAAGTTAGTGTTAAGTTAGGTAAAACTTGGCCGGGTCAGCGTGCTTTTGCTGTATGGCTTGCCTGGATTCGAGCATGATGCCGAAAAGTGTGAGCGGTTTTCGGACGACATCATGCTCTAACTCTTTAATGTAGAACAGGATTTAGATTTTAGGCCGAGCCGGCCTAAAATCATCCTGTTCTAGTGACGGACAATGCAAATGAACAAGGTTCTCCTCATCGACGACGATGCCGAGCTGACGACGCTTCTGCAGGAATATCTGGTCGAGGAAGGATATGACGTCGTAACCGGCACGGACGGCCGCGCCGCCATTGCCGCGGCCGCCGGCAATACGGTCGATATCATCGTGCTCGACATCATGATGCCGCGGATGAACGGCATCGAGGTGCTGCAGCGGATCAGGAAGCTGAGCCAGGTCCCCGTGCTGATGCTGACCGCAAGAGGCGACGACGTCGACAGGATATCGGGCCTCAATCTCGGCGCTGACGATTACGTGCCGAAACCCTGTTCGCCGGGTGAACTGGCGGCAAGGCTGCGCGCCATCCTGCGCCGTGCGGGTCAGCCGGCAGGCGGTGCAGCGACCGACACGATCAGGGCAGGGCAGCTGGTGATCCATTCCGGCAGCAGAAGCGCCGAATGGCGCGGCGAGAGTTTGGAGCTGACCGGCACCGAGTTCAGCCTGATCGAGGTTCTCGCCCGCAGCGCCGGCCAACTGGTGTCGAAGCAGGAGATTTCGAAGAAGGCCTTCGGCAAGCCGCTCACGCCGTTCGACCGTCGCATCGACGTCCATATCAGCAGCGTTCGCCAGAAGCTCGGGCTGCGGGAGGACGGGCAATCCTGGATCCAGTCCGTCCGCGGCCAGGGCTACCAACTTCTCGTGGACTGACCATGCCCCGGCTTTTCTGGAAGTTTTTCAGCATCATATGGCTAACGATGGCGGTGACTGTCGGGGCGATCATCCTGCTCGTGAATATAATCGAGGGAGCTCCTTTCGCGCGAGAGCGGGAGGAAGGACGACGAACGATCGTCCTGGATCTGACGGCGGACATGCTGGCGAGAGACGGTGCCGCCGTCGCCTCGCATTTCGTGGGCATAAACGCAGAGACGCTGCCGCCGGGTCTGACGATTTCCAAAACGGAAAATGCCGATGCATGCGCGGGCTCGAAGAGTGCCGATGCGAGACTCGTCCCGGCAGAGGGCGTCTGCTATCGGATTTCCTTGCCGGTCCAGCCCACCTTCACGATGGAGAATATTGGTCCGTTCATCCCGTGGTTCACGATCTTGGTTGCGAGCACGATATCGGCCTGGGCGCTCGCCCGATATCTCATTCGTCCCGTCGTGCATCTGCGCGACGGCTTGAGTGCGCTTGCTCATGGCCGCTTCGACTTTCGCATCGGCGACAAGATGGCCGGGCGAAAGGATGAAGTCACCGCACTTGCCTATGATTTCGATGCGAGCGCTGCCCGGCTTCAGGAGCTTCAGGATGCGCAGCAGAGGCTGTTCCATGACGTTTCCCATGAGCTGCGCTCGCCTTTGTCCCGCCTGCAGGCAGCCGTCGGCGTCCTCAGGCAGAGTCCCGCCAAACTCGGCTCCATGCTGGACCGCATGGATCGCGAGGTCGAACGGCTCGATACGCTGGTAGGCGAGGTCTTGACACTTGCCAGGCTGACAGCGGGATCCAGCCTGCCGCTGAAGACGCAGACCGTGGATGTTATCGAGCTCCTCAACGAAATCCTCGGCGATGCAGCATTCGAAGCCCAGGCGCGGGAGATATCGATCACGACGAGCGTCGACGGCATCTTCCGTGCCGAGGTCGAAGGCGAACTGATCTACCGGGCGCTCGAAAACGTCGTCCGCAACGCCGTCAAACATACGGCGGAGCATTCGCACATATCGGTGTCCTGCGAAGCCGCGGCCGAGCGTCTGACGATCCGCGTCACGGATGAGGGTCCGGGTGTCGGGCGGGACGAACTCGAACGCATCTTCCAGCCGTTTTCCCGCGGAAAGGATGCCGTGCCGAGAGGCGGATACGGCCTGGGCCTCGCCATCACCCGGCAGGCAATCGAGCGCCACGGCGGGCGCGTGCACGCGTCATTGCCGGCGGCCGGCGGCCTGGCCATCACGCTGGAACTTCCGAGAAGACCGACGCCCTATGGCGCGGGCGGCGATGAAAGCCGATCTCGATGAAGGCGGGTTTTACCTAACTTTACAGTTTCTTAACCGCCATTAACGCTGGCGTCGCTAAGCCTGAGCCCACGATCCCGGTTCAGAAGGCTCGCCCGTGAGTACGTCGCTTCGCACAAGACTATCACCCCTCCGCTATGCCGCATCGCTCCTGACAATTCTGCTGGCAGGCTGCGTCAGCGGTCCGGATCACGTGTCCCCGCAAATGCCGCTGCCCGCCAAATTCGAGGAGGGCGGCAGCATGAGCAACGGCAATGTCGTGACCGCCGAATGGTGGACGGCCTATCGTGACAAGCAGCTAAACGGCCTGGTGACCCGTGGCCTTCGCGAGAACCTCGATGTGCTGCAGGCGCTCGAAAGCATCAATTCTGCAGCCGCCAACGTCACCGTCGCGGGCGCCGGAGGCCTGCCGAGCCTGACCGTCGGCGCATCGCACACGCTGTCCGGCGAGAAGGGCCGGCTGCGCACGAGCGTCGGCACCACGAACACATCAGGCGGCGAAGCCAGC
This window harbors:
- a CDS encoding efflux RND transporter permease subunit, with the protein product MNFSAWSIRNPVPAILLFVMLTVGGLLAFKQLPIQNFPDMDLPTINVTATLEGAAPTQLETEVARKIEDGLAALSYLDHITTTITDGTVSIKVSFKLEKDSETALNEVRNAVDSVKGDLPAQMETPNVSKVTVQSSALVTYAVRSTALNETELSWFVDNDLTKALLSVPGVGQVNRIGGIDREVHVDLDPATMASLGVTAATVSSQLKAVQTDTSGGLGEIGGTRQTLRTLGALPSVEALKGLKIPLANGQQIRLDDVASVTDSFAERSSMAYLDGKPVIAVEIKRSNGFSDSGVAAAVDKAIKQFAAKHSNVKIDEAYSTIGPIIGNYDGSMHMLYEGAILAIIVVWLFLRDWRATILSAVALPLSVIPTFLVMYFAGFSLNIVTLLALSLVVGILVDDAIVEIENIARHLQMGKRPLDAALEAANEIGLAVIATTFTLVSVFLPTAFMSGIPGLIFRQFGITAAVAVLASLVVARLLTPMMAAYFMKAHPTEEKDGRIMRAYISIVKAAMNRRKTTVAVTAVVVALSLSTIPLLKSGFLPASDDARTQVTLTMQPGATIEQTDATARKAADIIGKLPDVTHVFSAVGSTSSGGGPDASTTSDVGSATIVAVLPPIDERDRKQSEIENDIRQALSVLPGVRVEVGGGGNGTKLEITLASDDANVLDSASTALEEQLRSLQGIGAVTSTAARQAPEIQIAPDFARSAALGVTSSAVAEAVRVATNGEYSSDLPKLNLPQRQIPIVVRFSPETRTNLDDIKNMRVAGTRGNVDLGSIADVRIGGSPSEIDRIDRMRNVTLSVELNGRILGDVNREAQALPALQHLPSGVTLVNQGELQRSSELFQSFALAMAIGVFCIYAVLVVLFHDFLQPLTLLMALPLSLGGALLPLVLTGTSFSMPAVIGLLMLMGVVTKNSILLIEYAIMSRQRGMSRFDALVDACHKRARPIVMTTIAMASGMLPAALSLMGGDSSFRQPMAIVVIGGVVMSTLLSLIVIPVIFTFVDDFEQIVIRVLRRIGLAEDPAGGKPHASNDHAAIAFQPEQSRRGHGQR
- a CDS encoding efflux RND transporter periplasmic adaptor subunit — translated: MPLTTRSALLRKSSRILAAVLVVAAFGSPARFAVAEQATATALTVSLTTPAQRDWPETVPASGWLKPWQEAVIASETSGLRITDVLVDVGSVVTKGQTLVRLSQESVLADLRKQEAAVENAKASLTKAKANADRARQLRPSGALSDEKIVEYLADEQTATASLASEEAALDSEKIKLARATITAVDDGLITSRSANLGAVVSTGTELFRMVRQQRVEWQAEISARYLLRISEGLSVRINGPDGQVIDGKVRLVGPSVSTDTSRAIVYVALPADARPRTGLYVTGNIELQTSPALTVPETAIVFRDGISYLFTSGEDQRVQRVRVETGRRNNGEVEIVSGIDRASRVVTSGGAFLSDNDLVKIAEKN
- a CDS encoding response regulator: MNKVLLIDDDAELTTLLQEYLVEEGYDVVTGTDGRAAIAAAAGNTVDIIVLDIMMPRMNGIEVLQRIRKLSQVPVLMLTARGDDVDRISGLNLGADDYVPKPCSPGELAARLRAILRRAGQPAGGAATDTIRAGQLVIHSGSRSAEWRGESLELTGTEFSLIEVLARSAGQLVSKQEISKKAFGKPLTPFDRRIDVHISSVRQKLGLREDGQSWIQSVRGQGYQLLVD
- a CDS encoding HAMP domain-containing sensor histidine kinase, encoding MPRLFWKFFSIIWLTMAVTVGAIILLVNIIEGAPFAREREEGRRTIVLDLTADMLARDGAAVASHFVGINAETLPPGLTISKTENADACAGSKSADARLVPAEGVCYRISLPVQPTFTMENIGPFIPWFTILVASTISAWALARYLIRPVVHLRDGLSALAHGRFDFRIGDKMAGRKDEVTALAYDFDASAARLQELQDAQQRLFHDVSHELRSPLSRLQAAVGVLRQSPAKLGSMLDRMDREVERLDTLVGEVLTLARLTAGSSLPLKTQTVDVIELLNEILGDAAFEAQAREISITTSVDGIFRAEVEGELIYRALENVVRNAVKHTAEHSHISVSCEAAAERLTIRVTDEGPGVGRDELERIFQPFSRGKDAVPRGGYGLGLAITRQAIERHGGRVHASLPAAGGLAITLELPRRPTPYGAGGDESRSR